A genomic window from Haliaeetus albicilla chromosome 10, bHalAlb1.1, whole genome shotgun sequence includes:
- the GAS8 gene encoding dynein regulatory complex subunit 4 isoform X3 — MQVLRDELDLRRKTEIHEVEERKNSQISELMRNHEKAFSDIKNYYNDITLKNLALISLLKEQMEEMKKRENHLEKEKADVLLQNKQLKEPLQQAQEQVSELQKKLAHYDKDKEALTNTKARLKVTQKELKDLQWEHEVLEQRFSKVQAERDELYQKFTKAINEVQQKTGFKNLLLERKLKGLLSVLEKKEVELSEVFAASSLDPGALSLVSHKLEDVLNSKNTTIKDLQLQLARVCKAHNDMLQTFEAKLTAFGIPLDNLGFKPLASPVLGQALGQGPAGLVAVPT, encoded by the exons ATGCAAGTGCTGCGGGACGAGCTTGACTTGCGGAGGAAGACCGAGATCCACgaggtggaggagaggaagaacagCCAGATCAGCGAGCTGATGAGGAACCATGAGAAGGCCTTCAGTGACATCAAGAACTACTACAACGATATCACCCTCAAAAACCTGGCACTCATCAGCTTGCTGAAG GAGCAGATGGAGGAgatgaagaagagagagaatcacttggaaaaggagaaggcGGATGTGCTGCTCCAGAACAAGCAGCTGAAGGAGCCCCTGCAGCAGGCCCAGGAGCAGGTATCTGAGCTGCAGAAGAAGTTGGCCCACTACGATAAGGACAAGGAGGCCCTGACG AACACGAAAGCCCGTCTGAAAGTCACCCAGAAGGAACTGAAGGATCTTCAGTGGGAACAtgaagtgctggagcagaggttCAGTAAG GTGCAGGCAGAACGGGATGAGCTCTATCAGAAGTTCACCAAAGCCATTAACGAGGTGCAGCAGAAGACGGGGTTCAAGAACCTGCTCCTGGAGCGCAAGCTGAAAGGACTCCTCAGCGTCCTGGAGAAAAAGGAGGTGGAGCTCAGCGAGGTCTTTGCAGCCTCCAGCCTCGACCCGGGTGCCCTCTCCTTGGTCTCGCACAAGCTGGAG GATGTGCTCAATTCCAAGAACACCACCATCAAAgacctgcagctccagctggccCGAGTCTGCAAG GCACACAATGATATGCTGCAGACGTTCGAGGCAAAGCTGACGGCCTTCGGTATCCCCCTGGACAACCTGGGCTTCAAGCCCCTGGCAAGCCCGGTGCTGGGGCAGGCGCTGGGGCAGGGCCCCGCGGGACTCGTTGCCGTACCCACCTGA
- the GAS8 gene encoding dynein regulatory complex subunit 4 isoform X2 yields the protein MEEAEERHQVEIKVYKQKVKHLLYEHQENLTELKAEGTLSMKRAQKDHWTQEMELRKDMRSLKVELKEQELANEVVVKNMRLKQEEEITQLCNDFERQVKEIEAKYTKKMQVLRDELDLRRKTEIHEVEERKNSQISELMRNHEKAFSDIKNYYNDITLKNLALISLLKEQMEEMKKRENHLEKEKADVLLQNKQLKEPLQQAQEQVSELQKKLAHYDKDKEALTNTKARLKVTQKELKDLQWEHEVLEQRFSKVQAERDELYQKFTKAINEVQQKTGFKNLLLERKLKGLLSVLEKKEVELSEVFAASSLDPGALSLVSHKLEDVLNSKNTTIKDLQLQLARVCKAHNDMLQTFEAKLTAFGIPLDNLGFKPLASPVLGQALGQGPAGLVAVPT from the exons GTTTACAAACAGAAGGTGAAGCACTTGTTGTACGAACACCAGGAAAATCTCACTGAGCTGAAGGCGGAGGGCACCCTGTCCATGAAGAGGGCCCAGAAGGATCACTGGACCCAGGAGATGGAGCTGCGTAAAGACATGCGCTCCTTGAAAGTGGAGCtgaaggagcaggagctggccaACGAGGTGGTGGTGAAAAACATGCGCCTG AAACAAGAGGAGGAGATCACCCAGCTGTGCAATGACTTTGAGAGACAAGTGAAAG AGATCGAGGCCAAGTACACCAAGAAGATGCAAGTGCTGCGGGACGAGCTTGACTTGCGGAGGAAGACCGAGATCCACgaggtggaggagaggaagaacagCCAGATCAGCGAGCTGATGAGGAACCATGAGAAGGCCTTCAGTGACATCAAGAACTACTACAACGATATCACCCTCAAAAACCTGGCACTCATCAGCTTGCTGAAG GAGCAGATGGAGGAgatgaagaagagagagaatcacttggaaaaggagaaggcGGATGTGCTGCTCCAGAACAAGCAGCTGAAGGAGCCCCTGCAGCAGGCCCAGGAGCAGGTATCTGAGCTGCAGAAGAAGTTGGCCCACTACGATAAGGACAAGGAGGCCCTGACG AACACGAAAGCCCGTCTGAAAGTCACCCAGAAGGAACTGAAGGATCTTCAGTGGGAACAtgaagtgctggagcagaggttCAGTAAG GTGCAGGCAGAACGGGATGAGCTCTATCAGAAGTTCACCAAAGCCATTAACGAGGTGCAGCAGAAGACGGGGTTCAAGAACCTGCTCCTGGAGCGCAAGCTGAAAGGACTCCTCAGCGTCCTGGAGAAAAAGGAGGTGGAGCTCAGCGAGGTCTTTGCAGCCTCCAGCCTCGACCCGGGTGCCCTCTCCTTGGTCTCGCACAAGCTGGAG GATGTGCTCAATTCCAAGAACACCACCATCAAAgacctgcagctccagctggccCGAGTCTGCAAG GCACACAATGATATGCTGCAGACGTTCGAGGCAAAGCTGACGGCCTTCGGTATCCCCCTGGACAACCTGGGCTTCAAGCCCCTGGCAAGCCCGGTGCTGGGGCAGGCGCTGGGGCAGGGCCCCGCGGGACTCGTTGCCGTACCCACCTGA
- the LOC138687201 gene encoding cadherin-1-like isoform X1: MLTPVGWRLAFARQDSAKVTAGRREGPQRVPREAAPAAGAMSPCTFALLLLLLLLQDAAPNVLTFPEPGHGLWRQKRDWVIPPINCPENERGPFPKKLVQIKSNKDKETKVFYSITGQGADTPPVGVFIIERETGWLEVTKPLDREQIDKYVLFSHAVAANGQPVEDPMEIIITVMDQNDNRPVFTKAVFHGTVAEGAKPGTSVLQVLATDADDTVSSSNGVVVYSILRQKPDQPQPHMFAISGSTGVISVAAAGLVAQAVPEYTLEIQAADMEGYGLQATATVLIKVQAEGTSEMVNSSLTTHVLNTVTGLPAAGLVIRLAQLQEPGLQWTELAQRWTDEDGRCLPLLARGQAKAGTYKLRFETAAYWQGQGHTSFYPFVEVVFTIADPAQKLHVPLLISPYSYTTYRGS, translated from the exons ATGCTGACACCCGTGGGCTGGCGCTTGGCTTTTGCCCGGCAGGACTCAGCCAAGGTCACAGCTGGCCGCAGGGAAGGTCCCCAGCGGGTGCCCAGAGAAGCAGCCCCTGCAGCCGGAGCCATGTCACCCTGCACCttcgccctcctcctcctcctcctcctcctgcag GACGCAGCACCCAATGTGCTGACCTTCCCCGAGCCCGGCCATGGCCTCTGGCGGCAGAAGAGGGACTGGGTCATCCCCCCCATCAACTGCCCCGAGAACGAGCGGGGGCCCTTCCCCAAGAAGCTGGTGCAG ATCAAATCCAACAAGGACAAGGAGACCAAGGTTTTCTACAGCATCACAGGGCAGGGGGCAGACACCCCCCCCGTGGGTGTCTTCATCATTGAGCGGGAGACAGGGTGGCTGGAGGTGACGAAGCCGCTGGACCGGGAGCAGATCGACAAATACGTC CTCTTCTCCCACGCGGTGGCGGCCAACGggcagcccgtggaggaccccatggAGATCATCATCACCGTGATGGACCAGAACGACAACCGGCCCGTCTTCACCAAGGCAGTTTTCCACGGCACCGTAGCAGAGGGGGCTAAGCCAG GCACCTCCGTGCTGCAAGTGCTGGCCACGGACGCAGACGACACAGTGAGCTCCAGCAACGGAGTCGTGGTCTACTCCATCCTGCGCCAGAAGCCagaccagccccagccccacatgTTTGCCATTAGTGGCAGCACTGGAGTGATCTCCGTGGCTGCGGCGGGGCTGGTGGCACAG GCGGTGCCCGAATACACCCTGGAGATCCAGGCGGCCGACATGGAAGGCTACGGGCTGCAGGCCACGGCCACCGTCCTCATCAAAGTGCAG GCTGAAGGCACGTCCGAGATGGTGAACAGCTCCCTGACCACCCACGTGCTGAACACAGTCACGGGGCTGCCGGCAGCCGGCCTCGTCATCCGCCTGGCCCAGCTGCAGGAACCGGGGCTGCAGTGGACGGAGCTGGCGCAGAG GTGGACGGATGAGGATGGGCGCTGCCTGCCCCTCCTGGCTCGGGGGCAAGCAAAAGCCGGCACCTACAAGCTGCGCTTTGAGACAGCGGCGTACTGGCAGGGCCAGGGGCACACCAGCTTCTACCCCTTTGTGGAG GTTGTCTTCACCATCGCTGACCCGGCCCAGAAGCTGCACGTCCCGCTGCTGATCAGCCCCTACTCCTACACCACGTACCGGGGCAGTTAG
- the LOC138687201 gene encoding cadherin-1-like isoform X2 translates to MSPCTFALLLLLLLLQDAAPNVLTFPEPGHGLWRQKRDWVIPPINCPENERGPFPKKLVQIKSNKDKETKVFYSITGQGADTPPVGVFIIERETGWLEVTKPLDREQIDKYVLFSHAVAANGQPVEDPMEIIITVMDQNDNRPVFTKAVFHGTVAEGAKPGTSVLQVLATDADDTVSSSNGVVVYSILRQKPDQPQPHMFAISGSTGVISVAAAGLVAQAVPEYTLEIQAADMEGYGLQATATVLIKVQAEGTSEMVNSSLTTHVLNTVTGLPAAGLVIRLAQLQEPGLQWTELAQRWTDEDGRCLPLLARGQAKAGTYKLRFETAAYWQGQGHTSFYPFVEVVFTIADPAQKLHVPLLISPYSYTTYRGS, encoded by the exons ATGTCACCCTGCACCttcgccctcctcctcctcctcctcctcctgcag GACGCAGCACCCAATGTGCTGACCTTCCCCGAGCCCGGCCATGGCCTCTGGCGGCAGAAGAGGGACTGGGTCATCCCCCCCATCAACTGCCCCGAGAACGAGCGGGGGCCCTTCCCCAAGAAGCTGGTGCAG ATCAAATCCAACAAGGACAAGGAGACCAAGGTTTTCTACAGCATCACAGGGCAGGGGGCAGACACCCCCCCCGTGGGTGTCTTCATCATTGAGCGGGAGACAGGGTGGCTGGAGGTGACGAAGCCGCTGGACCGGGAGCAGATCGACAAATACGTC CTCTTCTCCCACGCGGTGGCGGCCAACGggcagcccgtggaggaccccatggAGATCATCATCACCGTGATGGACCAGAACGACAACCGGCCCGTCTTCACCAAGGCAGTTTTCCACGGCACCGTAGCAGAGGGGGCTAAGCCAG GCACCTCCGTGCTGCAAGTGCTGGCCACGGACGCAGACGACACAGTGAGCTCCAGCAACGGAGTCGTGGTCTACTCCATCCTGCGCCAGAAGCCagaccagccccagccccacatgTTTGCCATTAGTGGCAGCACTGGAGTGATCTCCGTGGCTGCGGCGGGGCTGGTGGCACAG GCGGTGCCCGAATACACCCTGGAGATCCAGGCGGCCGACATGGAAGGCTACGGGCTGCAGGCCACGGCCACCGTCCTCATCAAAGTGCAG GCTGAAGGCACGTCCGAGATGGTGAACAGCTCCCTGACCACCCACGTGCTGAACACAGTCACGGGGCTGCCGGCAGCCGGCCTCGTCATCCGCCTGGCCCAGCTGCAGGAACCGGGGCTGCAGTGGACGGAGCTGGCGCAGAG GTGGACGGATGAGGATGGGCGCTGCCTGCCCCTCCTGGCTCGGGGGCAAGCAAAAGCCGGCACCTACAAGCTGCGCTTTGAGACAGCGGCGTACTGGCAGGGCCAGGGGCACACCAGCTTCTACCCCTTTGTGGAG GTTGTCTTCACCATCGCTGACCCGGCCCAGAAGCTGCACGTCCCGCTGCTGATCAGCCCCTACTCCTACACCACGTACCGGGGCAGTTAG
- the LOC138687200 gene encoding B-cadherin translates to MRGPRSGLCPLLFSLLLLPFLPTAAALAAPPARPCVPPGLRRGPLPAPASSGGCAGLDGTEEPDVRVQEDGGPVWLPGVGRVLAVPPRDAAGRSDPAPIPVRSRRSPQDLPEAPGARAAPRRRKRDWVIPPIKVPENERGPFPKKLVQIKSNRDRDTKIFYSITGQGADAPPEGIFTIEKESGWMKVTQPLDRERIDKYHLFSHAVSENGKPVEEPMEIIVTVTDQNDNKPQFTQEVFRGSVPEGALPGTSVMQVTATDADDAVETYNGVIAYSILSQEPREPHPHMFTVNRATGTLSVIASGLDRERVREYTLTVQAADLDGEGLTTTALAVIEIADVNDNAPEFDPKTYEAAVPENEAGREVARLAVTDLDEPSTPAWRAVYSILRGNEGGAFTIATDPASNEGVLRTAKGLDYEAKKQFVLHVAVANEAPFAVKLLTATATVTVNVEDVNEAPVFNPPVQLARVLEDVPPGQTLASCTAQDPDKAQEQRIKYLVGHDPAGWLAVHPENGLVTARDHLDRESPFVKNSTYAAVLLAVDDGSPPATGTGTLLLTLLDVNDHGPEAEPRDITVCNRSPQPQVLTITDRDLPPNTGPFRAELSHGSGDSWAAEVGDEDDTVTLRLVAPLEPDLYSVYLRLLDRPGKAQLTVITARVCDCEGPAQSCPQRSQPATGLPFVLAALGALLALLLILLLLLLFVRRRKVTKEPLLLPEDDTRDNVFYYGEEGGGEEDQDYDLRQLHRGLDARPEVLLRNDVAPTLLPAPQYRPRPANPDDIGTFIEENLKAADTDPTAPPYDSLLVFDYEGSGSEATSLSSLNSSASDRDQDYDYLNDWGSRFKKLADLYGGGEEDD, encoded by the exons ATGCGGGGGCCGCGCTCCGGGCTCTGCCCGCTCCtcttcagcctcctcctcctcccgttCCTGCCGACGGCCGCCGCGCTCgccgcccccccggcccggccgtgCGTCCCCCCGGGGCTGCGCCGGGGGCCGCTCCCGGCACCAG CAAGCTCCGGAGGCTGTGCGGGGCTGGACGGGACTGAGGAGCCCGACGTCAGGGTGCAGGAGGATGGGGGTCCCGTATGGCTGCCGGGGGTGGGCAGGGTGCTTGCTGTCCCCCCCCGGGATGCTGCCGGCCGGTCAGACCCTGCCCCGATTCCTGTGCGGAGCAGGCGCTCCCCCCAG GATCTCCCTGAGGCCCCCGGGGCTCGCGCCGCTCCCAGGAGACGGAAGAGGGACTGGGTGATCCCCCCCATCAAGGTTCCCGAAAATGAGAGGGGTCCCTTCCCCAAAAAGCTGGTTCAG ATCAAATCCAACCGGGACAGAGACACCAAGATCTTCTACAGCATCACGGGTCAGGGGGCGGACGCCCCCCCCGAGGGTATCTTCACCATCGAGAAGGAGTCGGGCTGGATGAAGGTGACGCAGCCGCTGGACCGGGAGCGCATCGACAAGTATCAC CTCTTCTCCCACGCCGTGTCCGAGAACGGCAAACCGGTGGAGGAGCCGATGGAGATCATAGTCACGGTGACGGACCAGAACGACAACAAGCCCCAGTTCACGCAGGAGGTCTTCAGGGGCTCCGTGCCGGAGGGCGCTTTGCCGG gtaCCTCCGTGATGCAGGTGACCGCCACGGACGCAGACGACGCGGTGGAGACCTACAACGGCGTCATCGCCTACTCCATCCTCAGCCAGGAGCCGCGGGAGCCCCATCCCCACATGTTCACCGTCAACAGGGCCACCGGCACCCTCAGCGTCATCGCCAGCGGCCTCGACCGGGAG CGCGTGCGGGAGTACACGCTGACCGTGCAGGCGGCCGACCTGGACGGCGAGGGTCTGACCACGACGGCGCTGGCGGTGATTGAGATCGCGGATGTCAATGACAACGCCCCTGAGTTCGACCCCAAAACG TATGAGGCGGCCGTGCCGGAGAACGAGGCCGGGCGGGAGGTGGCCCGGCTGGCCGTCACTGACCTGGATGAGCCGAGCACGCCGGCGTGGCGAGCCGTCTACTCCATCCTGCGCGGCAACGAGGGAGGTGCCTTCACCATCGCCACCGACCCTGCCAGCAACGAGGGCGTCCTCCGCACCGCCAAG ggtCTGGACTACGAGGCCAAGAAGCAGTTCGTGCTCCACGTGGCCGTGGCCAACGAGGCCCCCTTCGCCGTGAAGCTGCTGACGGCCACCGCCACGGTGACGGTCAATGTGGAGGATGTCAATGAGGCGCCCGTCTTCAACCCACCGGTGCAGCTCGCCCGGGTGCTGGAGGACGTGCCACCGGGGCAGACCCTTGCCTCCTGCACGGCCCAGGACCCCGACAAGGCCCAGGAACAGAGGATCAA GTACCTGGTGGGGCATGACCCGGCAGGCTGGCTGGCCGTGCACCCTGAGAACGGCCTCGTGACGGCACGGGACCACCTGGACCGCGAGTCCCCCTTCGTCAAGAACAGCACCTACGCTgccgtgctgctggccgtggaCGATG GCTCGCCACCCGCCACGGGCACCGGCACCCTGCTCCTCACCCTGCTCGACGTCAATGACCACGGCCCTGAAGCTGAGCCCCGGGATATCACCGTCTGCAaccgcagcccccagccccaggtcCTCACCATCACCGACAGGGACCTGCCCCCCAACACCGGCCCCTTCCGTGCCGAGCTCAGCCACGGCTCAGGGGACAGCTGGGCTGCGGAGGTCGGCGACGAAG ATGACACCGTCACCCTGCGACTGGTGGCACCGCTGGAGCCGGACCTCTACAGCGTCTACCTGCGGCTCCTCGACCGGCCCGGCAAAGCCCAGCTCACCGTCATCACCGCGCGGGTCTGTGACTGTGAGGGGCCGGCGCAGAGCTGTCCCCAGAGATCCCAGCCCGCCACTGGCCTGCCCTTCGTCCTTGCTGCCCTGGGCGCTCTCCTGGCCTTGCTGC tcatcctgctgctgctgctgctctttgtgaggaggaggaaggtgacgaaggagccactgctgctgcctgagGATGACACACGGGACAACGTCTTTTACTATGGGGaggagggcggcggggaggaggaCCAG gacTACGACCTGCGGCAGCTGCACCGGGGCCTGGACGCCCGCCCCGAGGTGCTGCTCCGCAACGACGTGGCTCCCACCCTCCTGCCGGCCCCCCAGTACCGGCCCCGTCCTGCCAACCCTGATGACATTGGCACCTTCATCGAGGAG aaccTGAAAGCGGCTGACACGGACCCCACGGCCCCCCCCTACGACTCCCTGCTGGTGTTCGACTACGAGGGCAGCGGCTCGGAGGCCACCTCGCTCAGCTCCCTCAACTCCTCTGCCTCCGACCGCGACCAGGACTACGACTACCTCAACGACTGGGGCAGCCGCTTCAAGAAGCTGGCAGACCTCTACGGCGGTGGGGAGGAGGATGACTag
- the CDH1 gene encoding cadherin-1 has product MGRRGGCPAPLCLLLLLLLQAGHWLAAPCQPGFAKETFAFAVAPDGVVAGRALGHVSFVDCGEQRHTTYLSDDTRFKVSRDGVVSATRPLQLRQREISFPIHAWDASGKKHSARVTLRRRWHRRHHHQQVKHSPSPPVHCSPSPQGRACRRLERCQHRAVPLSPQDTHTQPDVLTFPEPGHGLRRQKRDWVIPPINCPENERGPFPKKLVQIKSNKDKETKVFYSITGQGADTPPVGVFIIERETGWLEVTKPLDREQIDKYVLFSHAVAANGQPVEDPMEIIITVTDQNDNRPIFTKQVFIGYIEENAKPGTSVMTVNATDADDAINVNNGIIGYSILSEEPKSAQRMFTIDPQKGVISVIGTGLDRETTPNYTLIIQAADQEGSGLTNTATAIVEVTDANDNPPVFDPTAYEGTVNENEVGVVVARLHVTDQDMQGSPAWQAVYRIKSGDQNGDFSITTDPKTNDGILKTAKGLDYETRSRYNLLVTVENAVPFTVPLPLSTASVLVLVGDMNEAPVFVPPVKRVEVMEDLPMGHQITSYTAQDPDRDQRQKITYRMGSDPAGWLAIDPENGFVTVAQPLDRESVHAINSTYKAIVLAVDSGSPDATGTGTLLLLLQDVNDNGPMPEPRFFDICSRQPEEQTLNIVDKDLPPNTYPFQAALEHGSSANWTVKVTGQDLLVLSLVKQLEPGEYNIFLRLTDSQGKAQVTPVKAQVCDCEGPAKNCERRAYIASGLGVPAILSILGAILALLILLLLLLLFARRRKVVKEPLLPPEDDMRDNVYHYDEEGGGEEDQDYDLSQLHRGLDARPEVIRNDVAPPLMAAPQYRPRPANPDEIGNFIDENLKAADTDPTAPPYDSLLVFDYEGSGSEATSLSSLNSSASDRDQDYDYLNDWGSRFKKLADLYGGGEEDD; this is encoded by the exons atggggcggcgggggggctgcccggccccgctctgcctcctcctcctcctcctcctccag GCTGGTCACTGGCTGGCAGCACCGTGCCAGCCCGGCTTTGCCAAAGAGACCTTTGCCTTCGCCGTGGCACCGGACGGCGTGGTGGCGGGACGGGCGCTGGGACACG tgAGTTTTGTGGACTGCGGCGAGCAGCGGCACACCACGTACCTCTCGGATGACACGCGCTTCAAGGTGAGCAGGGACGGTGTTGTCTCTGCGACCCGGCCTCTGCAGCTCCGGCAGCGGGAGATCAGCTTCCCCATCCACGCCTGGGACGCCTCAGGCAAGAAGCATTCGGCCAGGGTGACCCTGCGCAGGCGGTGGCACCGCCGtcaccaccaccagcaggtaaAGCACAGCCCCTCTCCCCCGGTTcactgcagcccctctccccagggCAGAGCGTGCAGAAGGCTTGAAAGGTGCCAGCACCGAGCCGTGCCACTCTCCCCGCAGGACACGCACACACAGCCTGATGTGCTGACCTTCCCCGAGCCCGGCCATGGCCTCCGGCGGCAGAAGAGGGACTGGGTCATCCCCCCCATCAACTGCCCCGAGAACGAGCGGGGGCCCTTCCCCAAGAAGCTGGTGCAG ATCAAATCCAACAAGGACAAGGAGACCAAGGTTTTCTACAGCATCACAGGGCAGGGGGCGGACACCCCCCCCGTGGGTGTCTTCATCATTGAGCGGGAGACAGGGTGGCTGGAGGTGACGAAGCCGCTGGACCGGGAGCAGATCGACAAATACGTC CTCTTCTCCCACGCGGTGGCGGCCAACGggcagcccgtggaggaccccatggAGATCATCATCACCGTGACGGACCAGAACGACAACCGGCCCATCTTCACCAAGCAAGTCTTCATCGGTTACATCGAGGAAAACGCGAAACCAG GCACATCCGTGATGACCGTGAACGCCACGGATGCAGACGATGCGATCAACGTGAACAACGGCATCATCGGCTACTCCATCCTCAGTGAGGAGCCCAAGAGCGCGCAACGGATGTTCACCATCGACCCGCAGAAGGGTGTCATCAGTGTCATCGGCACAGGGCTGGACCGGGAG ACCACTCCCAACTACACGCTGATCATCCAGGCTGCGGACCAGGAGGGCAGTGGCCTGACCAACACTGCCACTGCCATCGTGGAAGTCACCGATGCCAACGACAACCCTCCTGTCTTTGACCCCACTGCG TACGAGGGGACGGTGAACGAGAACGAGGTGGGAGTGGTGGTGGCCCGGCTGCACGTGACAGACCAGGACATGCAGGGCTCCCCTGCCTGGCAAGCCGTCTACCGCATCAAGAGTGGGGACCAGAATGGCGACTTCAGCATCACCACCGACCCCAAAACCAATGATGGCATTCTGAAAACTGCCAAG GGCCTGGATTATGAGACCAGGAGCCGGTACAACCTCCTGGTAACGGTGGAGAATGCTGTCCCCTTCACCGTCCCCCTGCCGCTCTCCACGGCCAGCGTCCTGGTGCTGGTTGGAGACATGAACGAAGCGCCTGTCTTCGTGCCCCCCGTCAAGAGGGTGGAGGTGATGGAGGACCTGCCAATGGGGCACCAGATCACCTCCTACACGGCCCAGGACCCAGACAGGGATCAGAGGCAGAAAATCAC GTACCGCATGGGCAGTGACCCCGCAGGGTGGCTGGCCATCGACCCCGAGAACGGCTTTGTCACAGTAGCCCAGCCGCTGGACCGGGAGTCGGTGCACGCCATCAACAGCACCTACAAGGCCATCGTCCTGGCTGTGGACAGCG GGTCGCCGGATGCCACCGGCACGGGGacgctgctcctcctcctccaggacgTGAACGACAACGGGCCCATGCCAGAGCCCCGGTTCTTCGACATCTGCAGCCGGCAGCCGGAGGAGCAGACGCTGAACATCGTCGACAAGGACCTGCCCCCCAACACCTACCCCTTCCAGGCAGCGCTGGAGCACGGCTCCAGTGCCAACTGGACTGTCAAGGTGACCGGACAAG ACCTGCTGGTGCTGAGCCTGGTGAAGCAGCTGGAGCCGGGGGAGTACAACATCTTCCTGAGGCTGACGGACAGCCAGGGCAAGGCGCAGGTGACGCCGGTGAAAGCTCAGGTGTGCGACTGCGAAGGGCCGGCCAAAAACTGCGAGCGGCGAGCGTACATCGCCAGCGGCTTGGGCGTCCCCGCCATCCTCAGCATCCTGGGGGCCATCCTGGCGCTGCTGA TcctgctactgctgctgctgctcttcgCCAGGCGGAGGAAGGTGGTGAAGGAGCCGCTGCTCCCGCCCGAGGACGACATGCGGGACAACGTCTACCACTATGACGAGGAAGGTGGCGGCGAGGAGGACCAG GACTATGATCTGAGCCAGCTGCACCGGGGCCTGGACGCCCGCCCAGAAGTGATCCGCAACGACGTGGCCCCCCCGCTGATGGCTGCCCCCCAGtaccggccccggcccgccaACCCTGATGAGATCGGAAACTTCATCGATGAG AACCTGAAAGCGGCCGACACGGACCCCACGGCCCCCCCCTACGACTCCCTGCTGGTGTTCGACTACGAGGGCAGCGGCTCGGAGGCCACCTCGCTCAGCTCCCTCAACTCCTCTGCCTCCGACCGCGACCAGGACTACGACTACCTCAACGACTGGGGCAGCCGCTTCAAGAAGCTGGCAGACCTCTACGGCGGTGGGGAGGAGGATGACTAG